Within Sorangiineae bacterium MSr11367, the genomic segment TCCGCGGCGCGATCGATCACGGCGAACTCCGGTGGCGTCTCGACCCCGGCCTGCACCGAAGCATCCACCTGCGCCGGCGGCTCGCTCTTTTTGCAGGCCCCCAGCATCATCGCGAGCGCGAGGCTCGTCCACAACGCCAGCCACTCGGCCACGCGCTCGCGCCCCCAACGCCACACGCGACGGCGCACGCCGGGCGGCGGCGATTTCGCCGGCACCTCGTGCACGGAGAGCCCCTGGCGCTGAAAAATCCGGCGCGCGCGGGGCAGATGCCAGTCGCACGTCACCAGCGAGACCTCACGAATCCCCCGCCGCTCCAAGAGCACGGCGGAGAAACGCGCATTGTCGACCGTATGAAACGAGCAGCGTTCCCGCACGATGTACTCCTTTGGCACACCACGTTCAGCCAGCGCCGTTGCCAGCGCATCCGCCTCCACCACCCCATTCCACATCCGCCCGCCGCTCACGACAATGACCGCAGGCGCTTTCCACGCCTGCGCTGCGGCTTCGGCCCGCCGTCCGGCTGCGCCCGTAAGCCGGCCGCCCGCATCGAAAACGAGCTTGCAACCAAGGACGACCATCGCGGGCGCCGTCACGACGCCCAGCGTCCATGTAGCGATTGACGAGCTGCGCGTAAGGGGCTTATCTCCTTAGATTGCATGCGGATCACGTTCTGGGGAGTCCGCGGGAGCATCCCGACGCCCGGTCCCGACACCGTTGAAATCGGGGGCAATACGAGCTGCCTCGAGGTCCGCGCGGGGAAGGCCATCATCATCTTCGACGGCGGCACGGGGCTTCGGCTCCTTGGGCAGAAGCTGCTCAAGGAGATGCCGATCACCGCCCACATCTTTTTCAGCCACGTGCACTGGGACCACATTCAGGGCTTTCCGTTCTTCGCGCCGGCGTTCGTACCAGGCAATCACATTCACCTCTACGGCGGAAACAACGTCTCGCGCACCCTCGAAGAGACGCTCGCCGGCCAGATGGACTACCCGAGCTTCCCCGTCCACCTGTCGGAGATGGGCGCGAAGATGACCTTCGCCGACCTTTACGAGGGGCAGACCCTGGAGATTGACTCCGGCGACGGCCACGCGTTTCGCATCACGACCTGCCGGGGCAACCACCCCAACGGGGTCTGGGCCTACCGTTTCGAGCACAAGGGCCGCTCGGCCGTGTACGCCACCGACACCGAACATTATTCGGTGGTGGATCCCAAGCTCTGCAAGCTGGCGAAGGACGTCGACGTCCTCATCTACGACGCGATGTACACCCCGGAAGAGTACGCTGGAACGGCCGGCGCGGGCGGGCCCAAGGTGGGGTGGGGTCACAGCACGATAGATGAGGCAGCCAAGCTGGCGAAGGCAGCCAACGCCAAAAAGCTGGTGCTCTTCCATCACGATCCCGGTCAGAACGATGCGGCCGTGCGCGATAAAGAGCGCCGATGCCGCGAATGGTTCGCCAATACGGTCGCGGCCTACGAAGGCCTCGCCATCGAACCGTAAGGCCGCGCTCGATCTTAACGCCGTGAAAGGCGCGAAACCGCGGCCCTATAGGGCCGTCTCTCCTGGCGTGAAGGGTCCATCGACATGGACCGCGCAACGTTTGCGTCCAGTTTCGTGAACGTCGTCGCGCGTTGCGCGAACACTTCGCAGGGCCTTGGACCGATCACTTGAAACCCGCGTCATTTGCGATGGCATCGCCCGTGCAAAAGGGTCACGCAGGTCCGGCTCCTCGGGAGATCGCCCCGGACCGCGAAAGTGGAGGAGTCTATGAGCTCCGTGTTCGATGGCGCGTCGTTGCGCGCTTACAGGGAGAGTCTTGCCTCGGTGTCCCCGCTCGATCGTGAGACGGAGCGGGATCTTGCGCGTCGCTGGGTTCTTGGCGACAAGCGTGCGGGGGAAAAGATCGTCGAGGCTTGCCTACCCTTCGTGATTGCCATTGCCCTGGAATACCGACGGTGGGGAATCCCGCTCGAGGACATCGTTCAACAGGGAAATCTCGGCCTTTTGCGGGCCGCGAAGAAATTCGACCCCGAGCGCGACGTGCGCCTCGCCACCTACGCGGCCTACTGGATCCGCGCCGAGATTCGCGAATACGTCGTGCGCGCCTACCGCGTCGTTCGTCTTGGAACGACGAAGGCCGAGCGCCGTGCACTTCGTGCGTACCGCACGCAGGAGCGCGACCCCGAAGAGCTTGCGCGCTTGTCGGGACTGTCGCCGGAACGGGTCGAAATGCTCATGCCGCTCCTCGCGGGGCGTGAAATGAGTCTGGACGCCTCGGGCGCCGACACGACCCCGGTCGTGGAGCGCATGGCCGCCAAGGGACCGGATCCCGAAGAAGCTGCGGGCGCGCAAGAGGTTCGCGATCGCGCCGCGGGCGCGGTGCGCGATGCGCTTCGCCATCTGAACGAGCGAGAGCTGCTCATCGTGAAGGAGCGGCTGATGAACGACGATCCCGTCACCTTGCAGCGCCTGGGCGAGATGCTCGGCGTGAGCAAAGAGCGCGTTCGTCAGCTGGAAGAACGCGCACGCGGCAAGCTTCGCGATCGCCTCGCGAACATGCGCGAGCACGCGCAAGCGATGTAGTCGGTGGCACTCCCCCACCCCTGCCCTCCCGATTTCATTTGGCTCGGCGTGGGAGGGTGCTGACGGAACTCATTTCTGAGGCGTCAGCTCCCTCCCACGACGGGACAAAGAGCAGGAAAGAGGAGGTTAGGGGTGGGGGCGGGCCTGTTTCTGGAAGGTAGAAAGGCAGCCTGCTAGGCTTCGCAGCAGCTTTTTCATGCTCGGAGGATCGCGGCGCCGAATTGGGGTGGGACTGTTTTTGGCCTTGGCCGCCGGTGCCATCTGGCTGGGGGCACGGCATCCGGCTCCGGTGAACGTGGCGAAGACCACGTTCGACCCGGTAGAAATTGCGGACACCGATGCAGGCGCAGGTGTGCATGCCCCGGGCGGCCTGTTCGAGCAGGACGAGGGGCAAGCGACATCCTTTCGCGTTCCGTCGGGCGCACCCTCGGAGCTTTCGTGCGAGGAAGCACGAAGTGTCGTTTCGCAGGTTCGCGAAATGCTCGCGTACCGTCCGGGTCCTATCCGCGCGGCGGCCTTCGCCGATGCCGTGATCGACTGGCTCGATCCACATGGCCTGTGGAGTGCCGCGCCCGATAGCCCGGTGGCGACGGCGATCGAACGGCATGGCCGGGAACTTTTGCGCGAGCTCGAGCATGAACATGGCGACTGCGCGGCCGCACGGGAGGTCGGGCGCGGGCTGGAGCGCTGGGTTCATGATCTGCAGCGCGGGTTCGAGGAGAAGCGCCGGGCGATGACCGGCTCGGAAATGTCGATCGACACGGCCGTCTTCGAGCCCATTGCCGATGGGGCGAGCCCGTCGCCCAAAGCGTCGACCTTCGCGCGGCTGCTGGGGGAGCGGGTTGGAGCGGGTGAGCGTTTGCTCGGCACCACCGGCGCCACATTTGCGCGGGCCGCCCAAGAGCATTTTTTTCCGGACCTGAACGCCGAAGGTTGGTCGCGGGTGCTGCTCGCGGCCGGGGTGCGCGCATACGTG encodes:
- a CDS encoding MBL fold metallo-hydrolase; the encoded protein is MRITFWGVRGSIPTPGPDTVEIGGNTSCLEVRAGKAIIIFDGGTGLRLLGQKLLKEMPITAHIFFSHVHWDHIQGFPFFAPAFVPGNHIHLYGGNNVSRTLEETLAGQMDYPSFPVHLSEMGAKMTFADLYEGQTLEIDSGDGHAFRITTCRGNHPNGVWAYRFEHKGRSAVYATDTEHYSVVDPKLCKLAKDVDVLIYDAMYTPEEYAGTAGAGGPKVGWGHSTIDEAAKLAKAANAKKLVLFHHDPGQNDAAVRDKERRCREWFANTVAAYEGLAIEP
- a CDS encoding sigma-70 family RNA polymerase sigma factor, giving the protein MSSVFDGASLRAYRESLASVSPLDRETERDLARRWVLGDKRAGEKIVEACLPFVIAIALEYRRWGIPLEDIVQQGNLGLLRAAKKFDPERDVRLATYAAYWIRAEIREYVVRAYRVVRLGTTKAERRALRAYRTQERDPEELARLSGLSPERVEMLMPLLAGREMSLDASGADTTPVVERMAAKGPDPEEAAGAQEVRDRAAGAVRDALRHLNERELLIVKERLMNDDPVTLQRLGEMLGVSKERVRQLEERARGKLRDRLANMREHAQAM